The genomic window CCAGCGCAGGAACCCGTCCAGGTTCCGCTGGGCGGAGATCCACGGCAGCATCCGCGACTCGACGGCGGGGGAGTACGACAGCGTGTTGGGGTGGGCCGGCGAGCCGTACACGTAGAAGGTGGTGATCTTGCCGGCCTTGCGCCGCTCGGCCGCCTTCTCCTTCGTCATCGCGTCGATGCCGCCCCAGTCGACGGACAGGTTCGACGCGACACCTTCCGTGCTGATCGACCCGGCCACGGAGATACGGTCGTCGAAGACCGGCGCGACCTCGTGGACGAAGTCCTTGACCACCCTCATGGTCTCGATCGGCCGCTCGTCGAAGGACAGCCACGTGTCCTCCAGCCAGCCCTTCGTCTTCAGATGGGCCTCGAAGGCCGGCAGATACGCACCCCACGCCTCCCGCCAGCGCTCCCCGCCCAGATCCACGTTCTCGTAGACGGTCCTGCCGGTGCGGGTGTCGGTGTAGGTGAGGTGCTCCTGGTCCTGGAACGCCAGCATGGAGAAGGCGCCGATGCCGGGCCCGAGCCCGGCGCGTCTCGCGGTCTGGACGTACTTGTCCCAGCGGGAGAAGTCGAAGGCGAACTCGTCGCCGTCCCACGTCCAGCCCACCATGCTGGTGTACGGCGTGGCCGTCTGCGACTCCCGGGTGCCGAGCGACCACTGGTGGTGCCACGGGTTGTCGACGATGGTGGTGTTGATGACCTTCTGGCCGCGTGAGGCCAAGTCGCGGTTGTACCTTTCGATCAGCTTCCAGTGCCGGTCGGACCAGAGCTTCACGCCGTGGTTCTTGGCCATCGTCTCCGGCTGCGCCCACACGTCGAGGAAGAAGTCGTAGTCCTCGGGGTCGGGCACGCTCGCGTCCGCGACCTCGATGGTCAGTGGGTAACTGGCCTGGGTGCGGCCGTCGGCGTCGACCTTCACCGTGCCGGTGTAGGTGCCGGGCCTGGCCTTCTCGGGGATGTGGAAGGTGAACCACAGCGGCTGCGCCGCGTAGGCGGGCACATCCACGGAGGACCGCTCGTCGAGTGCGTCGCCGACCACATCGGGGTTGCGGTCGCCGGAGACCTCCTTGCCGGAGCTGACCTGGTCGATGGTGGCGGACCAGTCCACCTCGCTCTTGGAGCGCTGCACGGGCACGTACTTGACGAACCGGACCTGGGTGTCGTCACCGGACAGCTTCGCACCGCCGGGCCCGGTGAGGTCGCCGACCACGGCCTTGACGTTGTCGAGGTCCTTGCCGGACGCGATCGCCAACTGCGCCGAGACCTGCTCGTTGCGCACGGCGGAGAGCTTCAGCTCCTTGGTGTCCTTGCCCTTGATGGCGGTCATCGGGTAGCGCGGGACCCGCTCCGCCGCGGAGTCGGCGAAGGACCCGGTGGGCACCCAGGTGAGGGTGTCTCTTGTGCCCATGGCGTCGGCGACCTTGACGGTCAGCCAGGTGGCGGTGGCCTTGGAATTGAGGTCGGTGCCGGTGGTCGTCGTATCGGTGACGGCGATCGCGGTGGTGCTCGCGGCCACGACAACGCCGGCGACGAAGCCCGCGACAGCTGAGGACGTACGTGCCATGGGGGTCGGTTCCCTCTCTCACGGCGGTGCAGGGAGTGGTCCCCGGCAGGCCCCCAGGGGGAGGCCTGCCGGGAAGCGGCGGTGGTGCCTGGTGATGCCGGCGTGTCAGGAAGTGACGGAGAATCCGCTGAAGACGGCTTCGATGTTCTCGCCGGGGTAGTTGACGTTGGCCGCGCCGGCGACCATCCCCGCGTCACCGGTGCCGGTGGCCGACGGCACCTGGGCGTTGCCGACCTGCGACCAGGTCTCGCCGTCCTTGCCGGCGTACGCGGTGTAGGTGTCGCCGTCCCGGGTCAGCTTGAGATACGCCGGGTGGTAGGTGGAGCCACCGCCCGCCCACGTGTCCAGCTTGCCGTCGCCGTCGCTGTCGGTCATGAACTCCAGGCCGTACTGGTCGGTCATGACCAGCACCGCGTAGCCGCCCTTGTCCGGCGCGGTCAGATCGTTGGCGAGGGCGATTCCGGCCTTGCCGAACGGTGAGGCGCTGTCCTGAGAGACCAACTTGGCCTCCACGGTGGCCTTCTCGCCGGCGGCGTCGTCGAGGTAGATGACGCCTTTCTCGTCCTTCCAGCCGGACAGGTCCTCGCCGCCGGCCCAGATGGCGAACTGGTCCCCGGCCTGGGCGTACTGGGCGTCGTCGGTGGTGGTGTCGGTTGTCCGGTACGGGTCCTGGATACTGCCCGGGGCGGCCTTCACCTGCGCCTGCACCGTGTCGGCCGCCTTCTGCGATCCGGCGTAGCTGACGGTGCCGGTGAGGTCGTGGCTGCCCCATCGGGCGTCCTCCGCGGGGGTCACCGTCCAGGTGGTGGTGAGTGTCGCGCCGTTCCTGAGGGACCGCGCGGTGGCCGGCCCGGTCGCCCTGGCGGTCCAGCCGTCGGGCAGGTCCAGTGCCGATCGGGCGTTGTTGATGGTCCGGGTGCCCCAGTTG from Streptomyces sp. DSM 40750 includes these protein-coding regions:
- a CDS encoding DUF4091 domain-containing protein, yielding MARTSSAVAGFVAGVVVAASTTAIAVTDTTTTGTDLNSKATATWLTVKVADAMGTRDTLTWVPTGSFADSAAERVPRYPMTAIKGKDTKELKLSAVRNEQVSAQLAIASGKDLDNVKAVVGDLTGPGGAKLSGDDTQVRFVKYVPVQRSKSEVDWSATIDQVSSGKEVSGDRNPDVVGDALDERSSVDVPAYAAQPLWFTFHIPEKARPGTYTGTVKVDADGRTQASYPLTIEVADASVPDPEDYDFFLDVWAQPETMAKNHGVKLWSDRHWKLIERYNRDLASRGQKVINTTIVDNPWHHQWSLGTRESQTATPYTSMVGWTWDGDEFAFDFSRWDKYVQTARRAGLGPGIGAFSMLAFQDQEHLTYTDTRTGRTVYENVDLGGERWREAWGAYLPAFEAHLKTKGWLEDTWLSFDERPIETMRVVKDFVHEVAPVFDDRISVAGSISTEGVASNLSVDWGGIDAMTKEKAAERRKAGKITTFYVYGSPAHPNTLSYSPAVESRMLPWISAQRNLDGFLRWSYNSWTSDPFRQPVHIFTQGDEYLVYPGKDGPMSSIRWEQLKEGVEDYELIARLRKKEGGGTDSDALTEALTTATRDLDGRTKDVGDIETARAAVVKGLTS